A region of the Spirochaetota bacterium genome:
AAGGGGAGGTGGTATGAATTTTACTGAATATGATGCTATATACTATGCCATTGACTCTTTAAACATTCGACCTGTGAACAAAAATCCCTGAGAGCACTACAATTACCCCACCAACAATCTGCAGTATTGTCATCTTCTCGTCTAGGAAGGTGTGGGCAATAATCGCTGTAACTACAGGTATTGACATAGACATCATGCTCAGATATGAAGCAGATGAGGATTCAAGCACCTTGCTCATGGTTAATATGCTTATAGATCCGAGCATCCCAGCAATTATCACCCATTCCCAGCTAATATTGAGATTAACCATACCTGAGATTAAAAGAAATATAAAGATAGATAAACTGCCAAGAATTGATCTGTACAATGCAAAGGTAATTACAGGGATTTCCTTTAATGCAATCTTGGATAATACGATTCCGATTGAAAATGATAATGAGCTTCCAATGATCAAGAAATCTCCTGATTCAGGAATTATCAAATCCCCGCCAGTTGTTACCATATATACTCCGATCAACAAA
Encoded here:
- a CDS encoding DMT family transporter, yielding MNNKNSVLKLMILQILLVGSFIPLSKYVYNKGIDPLNFTYQFMIVASLVIIIYTSIKDRRLFIIKGSHLLYLLIIAIIGGGFAHAFLATGLKLSSAINCTFIMQISVFFIPVLSYFILKEHLKPFKIFMIVFLLIGVYMVTTGGDLIIPESGDFLIIGSSLSFSIGIVLSKIALKEIPVITFALYRSILGSLSIFIFLLISGMVNLNISWEWVIIAGMLGSISILTMSKVLESSSASYLSMMSMSIPVVTAIIAHTFLDEKMTILQIVGGVIVVLSGIFVHRSNV